From Hartmannibacter diazotrophicus, a single genomic window includes:
- a CDS encoding isopenicillin N synthase family dioxygenase yields the protein MERLPVIDLSPLVTAAPQARNAALKAVADAIGAAARGPGFFYVTGHGIPDDLIEAVFGRSADFFALPREDKAPLSIEKSPHNRGYVGLLGEKLDTAKPADLKEAFNIGLDLAPDDPRIERGEPFRGVNVWPQDPAFRETMLAYYEAAWNVGRLLHRAIAIDLGMPEDFFEDKLDQPMAVLRLLHYPPHPAGAEEGQLGAGEHTDYGNITLLMTDDVGGLEVRRRDGTWLKAPPMPGNFVCNIGDCLMRWTNDVYVSTPHRVLNSGGRERYSVAFFLDPNPDADVACLPTCLEAGSTAKYPPVTGADYLKQRLDATYDFRKKVTT from the coding sequence ATGGAACGCCTGCCCGTCATCGACCTCTCCCCGCTCGTCACCGCGGCGCCGCAGGCCCGCAACGCGGCGCTCAAGGCTGTCGCCGATGCGATCGGCGCGGCGGCGCGCGGTCCGGGCTTCTTCTACGTCACCGGCCACGGCATCCCGGATGACCTGATCGAGGCGGTCTTCGGCCGGTCAGCCGATTTCTTCGCCCTCCCCCGCGAGGACAAGGCACCGCTTTCGATCGAGAAATCGCCGCACAATCGCGGCTACGTCGGCCTGCTCGGCGAAAAGCTCGACACCGCCAAACCCGCCGACCTCAAGGAGGCCTTCAACATCGGCCTCGACCTTGCGCCCGACGATCCGCGAATCGAACGCGGCGAACCCTTCCGCGGCGTCAACGTCTGGCCGCAGGATCCGGCCTTCCGCGAGACGATGCTTGCCTATTATGAGGCCGCCTGGAATGTCGGGCGCCTGCTGCACCGGGCGATCGCCATCGATCTCGGCATGCCGGAGGACTTCTTCGAGGACAAGCTCGACCAGCCGATGGCCGTCCTGCGCCTGCTTCATTATCCGCCCCATCCCGCGGGCGCGGAGGAAGGCCAGCTTGGCGCCGGCGAGCACACCGACTACGGCAACATCACCCTGCTGATGACCGACGATGTCGGCGGGCTGGAAGTGCGCCGGCGCGATGGCACCTGGCTGAAGGCCCCGCCCATGCCCGGCAACTTCGTCTGCAACATCGGCGACTGCCTGATGCGCTGGACCAACGACGTCTATGTCTCGACGCCCCACCGCGTTCTCAACAGTGGCGGTCGCGAGCGCTACTCGGTCGCCTTCTTCCTCGACCCCAACCCGGACGCGGACGTGGCCTGCCTGCCGACCTGTCTCGAAGCCGGATCGACTGCAAAATACCCACCTGTCACGGGTGCCGACTATCTCAAGCAACGCCTTGATGCGACATACGATTTCCGCAAGAAAGTGACGACCTGA